A genome region from Fusarium musae strain F31 chromosome 5, whole genome shotgun sequence includes the following:
- a CDS encoding hypothetical protein (EggNog:ENOG41), with protein MAHSAVVTGLPPLAGDAPEKIPKLMTRDEIEALIAEGKHVTIFHNQVIKMDAWMPYHPGGDKAMLHMVGKDASDEIDALHCFETRQKVLRYRIGRIEGTWENFLPPIQGGAYRTHEEIERANAHRESHKDQDSSAPSTRVPSPVFDEEEAAGVRQRKTNKKDGARAPSISSASSVEEPDLDGMSYLDTITREHISLDLDKYPPPDKETQAKIVAKYRELHQKVYDTGLYNCNYKAYGIEFFRYTALAVGSAFCLHHEWYALSAFLLGALWHQLSFTVHDAGHMGITHSYLVDSCIGALIADFMGGLSIGWWKRNHNVHHVITNAPEHDPDIEHMPLFAVSHRLLGSLRSTYYERVMTYDAVAKVLLRVQAWTYYPLLALARFNLYRLSWDHLIMGRGPKKGPGLVIWWLEIIGQVFFWTWFGYGLVYNLLPDNWTRFYFVMISNITASPLHVQIVLSHFAMSTVELGPQESFPQRQLRTTMDIDCPEWLDFFHGGLQFQVIHHLFPRVPRHNLRATQRLVQEFCDEVNIPYALYGFANGNQQVIGRLAEVSRQAAILAKCQQAIQNGDLSGHHH; from the exons ATGGCCCATAGCGCTGTCGTTACAGGCCTGCCGCCTCTGGCAGGTGATGCGCCCGAGAAGATACCAAAACTTATGACCAGGGACGAGATTGAAGCCTTGATCGCTGAAGGCAAGCATGTTACTATATTCCATAACCAAGTCATTAAGATGGATGCTTGGATGCCCTATCACCCCGGAGGTGATAAGGCTATGCTTCACATGGTGGGCAAGGATGCTTCTGATGAAATCGATGC TCTACACTGTTTTGAGACACGCCAGAAAGTCCTGCGCTATCGCATCGGTCGAATCGAGGGAACTTGGGAAAACTTCCTGCCGCCTATCCAGGGAGGCGCTTACCGTACACACGAAGAGATCGAACGAGCTAACGCCCACCGGGAATCCCacaaagaccaagactcGAGCGCTCCGTCAACCCGTGTCCCATCACCAGTCttcgacgaggaagaggccgCCGGAGTGAGACAACGAAAGACCAACAAGAAGGACGGAGCTCGCGCACCCTCGATATCATCTGCTTCTAGCGTAGAAGAGCCAGATCTTGATGGCATGTCGTATCTTGATACCATTACTCGCGAACATATCAGCCTCGACCTCGACAAGTACCCTCCTCCCGACAAGGAAACACAAGCCAAGATCGTTGCCAAATATCGCGAGCTTCACCAGAAGGTCTACGACACAGGGCTGTACAACTGCAACTACAAGGCTTATGGAATCGAATTCTTTCGATACACTGCATTGGCAGTCGGTTCAGCTTTCTGCCTCCACCACGAATGGTACGCTCTAAGCGCCTTTCTTCTGGGTGCCCTCTGGCATCAGCTCTCGTTCACAGTCCACGATGCTGGGCACATGGGCATCACCCATAGCTACCTCGTTGATTCTTGCATCGGAGCCCTGATCGCCGACTTCATGGGAGGTTTGTCAATAGGATGGTGGAAGCGCAATCACAACGTGCACCACGTTATTACCAATGCGCCGGAGCACGACCCTGATATTGAGCACATGCCTCTCTTTGCCGTCTCCCACCGTCTCCTAGGCAGCTTGAGATCAACATACTACGAGAGAGTCATGACCTATGATGCTGTGGCAAAGGTTCTGCTTAGAGTTCAGGCCTGGACTTACTACCCACTGCTTGCACTGGCTCGTTTCAACCTCTACCGACTCTCATGGGACCACCTCATCATGGGCCGAGGTCCAAAGAAAGGGCCTGGCTTGGTTATCTGGTGGCTTGAGATCATTGGACAGGTTTTCTTCTGGACCTGGTTCGGCTATGGTCTGGTATACAACCTTCTCCCTGACAACTGGACCAGATTTTACTTTGTCATGATCAGCAACATCACCGCCTCGCCTCTTCATGTTCAGATTGTCTTGTCTCACTTTGCAATGAGCACAGTTGAGCTGGGACCTCAGGAGTCGTTCCCACAGAGGCAGCTCCGAACCACTATGGACATTGATTGTCCTGAGTGGCTTGACTTCTTCCATGGTGGACTTCAGTTCCAGGTTATTCACCATCTCTTCCCTCGCGTACCGCGTCATAATCTGCGCGCAACACAGAGGCTCGTCCAGGAGTTCTGTGACGAGGTCAACATCCCTTATGCGTTGTATGGGTTCGCCAACGGCAACCAGCAGGTTATTGGAAGGCTGGCAGAGGTTTCTCGACAGGCGGCGATCCTTGCTAAGTGCCAGCAGGCGATTCAGAACGGTGACCTTTCAGGCCATCACCATTAG